Below is a genomic region from Candidatus Omnitrophota bacterium.
ATGGGAGCGGACTATGGCGGGATTCTGATCGATATCGATTCAATCCGGGCGCATCCTTTGAAACAAGCGGCCGACTTGTTCGTCTCGCCCCCGCTGCCGGTAGCGGCCGTAACGCAAGATAAAGACCTGGACGGCAATGCAAGAACGGCGGAGGCGCTCGCTCCTGCCGCATTGCAACTTCATGGCTTTGAGCCGCCGGAGTTGGTTTGCGCCTTGAAAAGCCGCGTCTCCTGCGAAATTTGGAAAGCCATGCACTTGCCCGCCAGCGAGAGCGGTGAAGCGCTGGATTTGGAAGCGTTTCTAAGGAGCATAAAGGAATACGCCGAGGCGAGCGTCGACCGGTTCGTCATCGACGCTTCTTGCATGGAGGGCGGACGGCGAAAACTAGGGGGAACCGGCAAGACGGTGGATTGGCGGACGGCGCGGTGGATCCGAGAACGATCGCCGCGGCCAATGCTGCTGGCGGGAGGCTTGAATCCCGAAAACGTCGCCGAAGCCGTAACGGCGGTCCAACCTTACGGCGTCGATCTCTCCTCCGGCGTAGAGTCGGTAATAGGAAAGAAAGACCCCGATAAAGTACTTCTTCTAATCGCCCGCGTGCGAGCGTTGGAAGGAATGAGCGGAATACCTCGAATTTGTTGACGCGTAAATCATATCGTAGGATGGATCATGTTTTTTGACCCATCAATTACTTACTACGCTCCTAAAATTATGATGGGTCGAAAAA
It encodes:
- a CDS encoding phosphoribosylanthranilate isomerase; protein product: MSCKIKICGLSSRADMEMAAWMGADYGGILIDIDSIRAHPLKQAADLFVSPPLPVAAVTQDKDLDGNARTAEALAPAALQLHGFEPPELVCALKSRVSCEIWKAMHLPASESGEALDLEAFLRSIKEYAEASVDRFVIDASCMEGGRRKLGGTGKTVDWRTARWIRERSPRPMLLAGGLNPENVAEAVTAVQPYGVDLSSGVESVIGKKDPDKVLLLIARVRALEGMSGIPRIC